The following are from one region of the Stigmatella ashevillena genome:
- a CDS encoding polysaccharide lyase, whose amino-acid sequence MKRDFELGCFHSLADIQILRNRFLRLHIGWLAVLLVAGTARADVVWRGDFETGDHSQYSHSQMVREDRLAVVTSPVAEGKYALKATVKQGDDPINASGNRNELVYLSNEQVGSEYYYRWKVMFAPDFPSVRTWQVFTQWHHDGCCGSPPVEFFVYGEEIRLTMTDSVTPWSTPLTRGVWHEFIFHVKWSADAKVGFIELWHNGQQVLKKRNLATMYAGMKSYMKLGLYRSDTIKETGVVYHDGLIQATALEDVLPPPPPPESEEEPDETPQPELPETSPPEESAPSEGGASPEVTPGLPGSVNPPASGVSQELTPTYGCSAAGGSLVALVALLGLLGKGRSRRRR is encoded by the coding sequence ATGAAACGTGATTTTGAGTTAGGGTGCTTTCATTCGTTGGCGGACATACAAATTTTGAGGAATCGATTCTTGAGACTTCATATTGGGTGGCTCGCGGTGCTCCTGGTAGCGGGAACGGCGCGGGCCGACGTCGTCTGGCGAGGAGACTTCGAGACGGGCGACCACTCGCAGTACTCGCACTCGCAGATGGTCCGCGAGGACCGGCTGGCGGTGGTGACGTCGCCAGTGGCCGAGGGGAAGTACGCGCTCAAGGCGACGGTGAAGCAGGGAGATGATCCCATCAACGCCAGCGGCAACCGCAACGAGCTGGTGTACCTGAGCAACGAGCAGGTGGGCTCGGAGTACTACTACCGGTGGAAAGTGATGTTCGCGCCGGACTTTCCCAGCGTGCGCACTTGGCAGGTGTTCACGCAGTGGCACCACGACGGGTGCTGCGGCTCACCGCCGGTGGAGTTCTTCGTCTACGGCGAGGAGATCCGGCTGACGATGACCGACAGCGTCACGCCCTGGAGCACGCCGCTCACGCGGGGCGTGTGGCACGAGTTCATCTTCCACGTGAAGTGGTCGGCGGACGCGAAGGTGGGCTTTATCGAGCTGTGGCACAACGGCCAGCAGGTGCTGAAGAAGCGCAACCTCGCGACGATGTACGCGGGCATGAAGAGCTACATGAAGCTGGGCCTGTACCGCAGCGACACCATCAAGGAGACGGGCGTCGTCTACCATGATGGTCTCATCCAGGCGACGGCGCTCGAGGATGTGCTGCCTCCCCCGCCGCCCCCTGAATCGGAGGAGGAACCGGACGAGACGCCGCAGCCCGAGCTCCCGGAGACTTCTCCTCCTGAGGAGAGCGCTCCGTCCGAGGGCGGTGCTTCCCCGGAGGTGACGCCGGGCCTGCCCGGGTCGGTGAACCCGCCGGCCTCGGGTGTTTCGCAGGAGCTGACCCCCACCTATGGCTGCTCCGCTGCGGGAGGCTCCCTGGTGGCGCTCGTGGCCCTGTTGGGGCTGCTGGGCAAAGGTCGGTCCCGCCGTCGGCGCTGA
- a CDS encoding arginine N-succinyltransferase yields the protein MLLLRDVQKSDLAGLKRLAAVLNTVNLPNNEETLSSIIDKSVKSFAGRVKNPLEREYLFVLEDARNGTIIGTSMVIAQHGTYEAPHIYYEVSEREHYSASIDRHIRHKVLSIAYNYEGPTEIGGLVVDPPYRATPDKPGKQLSYVRFLFIAMHRRLFRPRVLAELLPPLLPDGRSLLWEACGRKFTGLSYQDADRLSRQNKEFIKELFPASDIHAALFPARVQKVLGEVGPQTRGVQRMLERIGFRYMERIDPFDGGPHFEANVTDITLVRRFRTVKLAEEDFEMEGDDVLVAYEWEAGRNRFRSVRTHARLDNQLVFLPAKAKEVLGAPAGAKLSVIPFE from the coding sequence ATGCTTCTCCTGCGCGATGTCCAGAAAAGCGATCTCGCCGGCCTCAAGCGCCTCGCCGCGGTGCTCAACACGGTCAACCTGCCCAACAACGAGGAGACACTCTCCTCCATCATCGACAAGTCGGTGAAGAGCTTCGCCGGCAGGGTGAAGAACCCCCTGGAGCGCGAGTACCTCTTCGTGCTCGAGGATGCGCGCAACGGCACCATCATCGGCACCTCGATGGTCATCGCGCAGCACGGCACCTACGAGGCCCCGCACATCTATTACGAGGTGAGCGAGCGCGAGCACTACTCGGCCTCCATCGACCGGCACATCCGGCACAAGGTGCTCTCCATCGCGTACAACTACGAGGGCCCCACGGAGATCGGCGGGCTGGTGGTGGATCCGCCCTACCGCGCCACGCCGGACAAGCCCGGCAAGCAGCTGTCCTACGTGCGCTTCCTCTTCATCGCCATGCACCGGCGTTTGTTCCGGCCGCGCGTGCTCGCCGAGCTGTTGCCCCCGCTGCTGCCCGACGGGCGCAGCTTGCTGTGGGAGGCGTGCGGAAGGAAGTTCACCGGGCTGTCCTACCAGGACGCCGACCGGCTCAGCCGCCAGAACAAGGAGTTCATCAAGGAGCTGTTCCCCGCCTCGGACATCCACGCAGCGCTCTTTCCCGCCCGGGTCCAGAAGGTGCTTGGGGAGGTCGGCCCCCAGACGCGCGGCGTGCAGCGCATGCTGGAGCGCATCGGCTTCCGGTACATGGAGCGCATCGATCCCTTCGATGGAGGGCCGCACTTCGAGGCCAACGTGACGGACATCACCCTCGTGCGCCGCTTCCGCACGGTGAAGCTGGCCGAAGAGGACTTCGAGATGGAGGGGGATGACGTGCTCGTCGCCTACGAGTGGGAGGCAGGCCGCAACCGCTTCCGCTCGGTGCGCACCCATGCGCGGCTGGACAACCAACTCGTCTTCCTCCCCGCCAAGGCCAAGGAAGTC
- the aceA gene encoding isocitrate lyase — MYDATPLTPDSSPHAKLHARRFEGIIRNYTPKDVEKLRGSLHIQYTLAEVGARRLWELLHTEEFLNALGALTGNQAVQMVRAGLKAIYLSGWQVAADANSAGQMYPDQSLYPVDSVPTVVRRINASLRRADQIECAEGRTDRYWFAPIIADAEAGFGGPLNAFELMKAMIEAGAAGVHFEDQLASEKKCGHMGGKVLVPTHQFIRTLTAARLAADVMGVSTLLVARTDADSAKLLMSDADPYDHAFIDQKGGRTAEGFYRLKGGVECAIARGLAYAPYADLVWCETSTPDLKQAKQFAEGIHAKFPGKLLAYNCSPSFNWKKHLDDATIAKFQRELGAMGYKFQFVTLAGFHALNHSMYDLARQYKDGGMAAYSALQQREFNAEKDGYTATRHQREVGTGYFDQVAEVISGGCSSTLALTESTETHQF, encoded by the coding sequence ATGTACGACGCGACGCCGCTGACCCCTGATTCGTCCCCTCACGCGAAGCTCCATGCCCGGCGCTTCGAGGGCATCATCCGCAACTACACTCCGAAGGACGTGGAGAAGCTGCGCGGCTCGCTGCACATCCAGTACACGCTTGCCGAGGTGGGCGCGCGGCGCCTGTGGGAGCTGTTGCACACCGAGGAGTTCCTCAACGCCCTGGGGGCGCTCACCGGCAACCAGGCCGTGCAGATGGTGCGCGCGGGCCTGAAGGCCATCTACTTGTCCGGCTGGCAGGTGGCGGCGGACGCCAACAGCGCCGGGCAGATGTATCCGGACCAGAGCCTGTATCCGGTGGACAGCGTGCCCACGGTGGTGCGCCGCATCAACGCCTCGCTGCGGCGCGCGGACCAGATCGAATGTGCCGAGGGCCGCACGGACCGGTACTGGTTCGCGCCCATCATCGCCGACGCGGAGGCCGGCTTCGGAGGGCCGCTCAATGCCTTCGAGCTGATGAAGGCGATGATTGAAGCGGGCGCGGCGGGCGTGCACTTCGAGGACCAGCTGGCCAGCGAGAAGAAGTGTGGCCACATGGGCGGCAAGGTGCTGGTGCCCACCCACCAGTTCATCCGCACACTGACGGCGGCGCGCCTGGCCGCGGACGTCATGGGGGTGTCCACGCTGCTCGTCGCCCGCACGGACGCCGACAGCGCCAAGCTGCTGATGAGCGACGCGGATCCGTACGATCATGCCTTCATTGATCAGAAGGGCGGACGCACCGCCGAGGGCTTCTACCGGCTCAAGGGCGGCGTGGAGTGCGCCATCGCGCGCGGGCTCGCCTATGCCCCGTACGCGGATCTCGTCTGGTGCGAGACGAGCACCCCGGACCTGAAGCAGGCGAAGCAGTTCGCCGAGGGCATCCACGCGAAGTTCCCCGGCAAGCTGCTGGCGTACAACTGCTCTCCTTCCTTCAATTGGAAGAAGCACCTGGACGACGCCACCATCGCGAAGTTCCAGCGCGAGCTGGGCGCCATGGGCTACAAGTTCCAGTTCGTCACGCTGGCCGGCTTCCACGCGCTCAACCACTCCATGTATGACCTGGCCCGGCAGTACAAGGACGGCGGCATGGCGGCGTACTCGGCCCTGCAGCAGCGCGAGTTCAACGCGGAGAAGGACGGCTACACCGCCACGCGGCACCAGCGCGAGGTGGGCACCGGCTACTTCGACCAGGTGGCCGAGGTCATCTCCGGGGGCTGCTCCAGCACGCTGGCCCTCACCGAGTCCACCGAGACGCACCAGTTCTAG